The window TCCTCTGCCTGTTTCCAATCCTCTTTATGTCTTTTCTTGCAGGGCCTAAATGCTCCAAGCGAGCCATCATTTGAGTCCCCAGCACCAGGCCCAGCCTCTTTTCCTGGGCCCCCGCCGCCTCCAACTTATTGTCCCTGCTCAATCCACCCGGATGCTGgcttccctcttcctccaccaCCTTATGAGCTCCCAGTACCCTCATCTCATGTCCCAGACCCTCCATACTCCTATGGCAACATGGCCATACCAGTCTCCAAGCCACTGACCCTCTCAGGCCTGCTCAGTGAGCCCCTCGCAGACCCTTTAGCCCTCCTGGACATTGGGCTGCCAGCAGGGCCTCCCAAGCCCCAAGAAGACCCAGAATCCGACTCAGGATTATCCCTTAACTATAGTGACGCTGAATCTCTTGAGCTGGAGGGGACAGAAGCTGGTCGGCGGCACAGCGAGTATGTAGAGATGTACCCAGTGGAGTATCCCTACTCACTCATGTCCAACTCCTTGGCCCACCCCAACTACGCCTTGCCACCTGCTGAGACCCCCTTAGCCTTAGAGCCCAACTCAGGCCCTGTGCGGGCCAAGCCTGCTGCACGGGGGGAGGCGGGGAGTCGGGATGAGCGACGGGCCCTGGCCATGAAGATCCCCTTTCCTACGGACAAGATTGTCAACTTGCCGGTAGATGACTTTAATGAGCTGTTGGCACGGTACCCACTGACCGAGAGCCAGCTGGCACTAGTCCGGGACATTCGACGACGGGGCAAGAACAAGGTAGCCGCCCAGAACTGTCGCAAGAGAAAGCTGGAGACCATTGTGCAGCTGGAGCGGGAACTGGAGCGGCTGGGCAGTGAGCGGGAGCGGCTTCTCCGGGCCCGAGGGGAGGCAGACCGAACCCTGGAGGTCATGCGCCAACAGCTGACCGAGCTGTACCGTGACATTTTCCAGCACCTGCGGGATGAAGCTGGGAACAACTACTCTCCTGAAGAGTATGCGTTGCAACAGGCTGCTGATGGGGCCATCTTCCTGGTGCCTCGGGGGACCAAGATGGAGGCCACAGACTGAGCTAGCCAAGAAGGATGGGACTGGTGATGGAGATTGCCTGCATTCCCTTCTCATAAAGGTACTCCCGAaccctgaggcccagaggggacaACAGTGGGAAACTTCGCTTTTGGAAGGTCCAAGGAGTGTTCACTGAGGCTTGACATGAGGCAAGTGAGAGAAAGGCTGGAATCTGTCTTCTGTGATTCAACTTTCCAGTTCTCCAACCTCCATCTCTTGTTTGAACTATGGTTTATAAAGCACTCTACAGAAAGAACCTTCCACTGTGTCTTCCTTCTGGAGGGAGGGTGATAAAGCTGAGTTCTTCTCAGTGTTCACTGTTTGCTGATGGCGGGGAGGAGCTCATTTCTTTCCCCTACCGCTCTATATAAGAGGGGTACAAACTTTGGGCTCAAGTAGCGTGTGGAGATCCACCACCTTCATCCTCTTTTTCAGGGCCAGAGGCATGAATGATCTGAAGAACCCCACCCTCCCTGGTGGCCCCTTATTTACAGAGCTGGGATTGCTGCCAAAGCTGGTTAGATTCTCTGTGCAAGGTCCCTGAGGTTTaggctttttctttctcaatcttAGGAACACAGAAAAGCCTAGAATGCCCACAGGcctttttttctacatttccCCCCTCCTTGCCTACTTCTATGGGATTCCCGCAGCCTGGGGCCTGATGTGCCAAAGCTCTCACACAAGACCAGGGAGTCTGCTCTTGACTGGAATGAATTTGATTGGAGCCAATGTTTCAGGGGATTTCACATCCAGGTCTGGGTAAAACCTGTTCCACAATGGGGTACAACGTGCATTTCAGagaaattttctatttccctgGTTATGTTAGAGGTGCTACccaattccttttttcttttttttaattggggaatattgggggactgtgtgtttctccagagcccatcagctccaagtcgtccttcaatctagttgagggcacagctcagctcccagtccagtcaCAGTaccttagttgcagtgggcacagcccacgggaattgaacctgcaaccttgttgagagctcatgctctaacccactgagccatccagccactccTCGggaagctcagcgacagctcgTTTGTctttagtctagttgtggagggtgtagctcactggccaatgtgggaatcgaaccggtaaccctgttgttcagagctcgaaCTGAGCCATGTGGCTGCCCCTACCCAGTTCCTTTTGCCTCCTCTCACACCGCTTCCCCAGGTCTTTGGTGTATGTatcttttttcct of the Rhinolophus sinicus isolate RSC01 linkage group LG02, ASM3656204v1, whole genome shotgun sequence genome contains:
- the NFE2 gene encoding transcription factor NF-E2 45 kDa subunit, translating into MPPCPPQQSRNRVTQLPTPELGEMELTWQEIMSITELQGLNAPSEPSFESPAPGPASFPGPPPPPTYCPCSIHPDAGFPLPPPPYELPVPSSHVPDPPYSYGNMAIPVSKPLTLSGLLSEPLADPLALLDIGLPAGPPKPQEDPESDSGLSLNYSDAESLELEGTEAGRRHSEYVEMYPVEYPYSLMSNSLAHPNYALPPAETPLALEPNSGPVRAKPAARGEAGSRDERRALAMKIPFPTDKIVNLPVDDFNELLARYPLTESQLALVRDIRRRGKNKVAAQNCRKRKLETIVQLERELERLGSERERLLRARGEADRTLEVMRQQLTELYRDIFQHLRDEAGNNYSPEEYALQQAADGAIFLVPRGTKMEATD